CCCGGCCCGACGCCCGCTCGATGGCGCGCAGGAGCAGCAGCGTGACGAGCGTGCGGTCGTCAGGTTCGTCGTGACCGGGCCGGTGGTCGGGGCCGAGCACGATGACGCTGTCGTAGGAGGCGGCGTCGACGCCGTCCAGCGTCTCGGGCCTGGTCGGGTCCCCCCGGCGGAGGAGGACCGCGAGGGACGGGGCGGCCTCGGCCGCGGCCGACCGGACGGCCGCGGCGGTCGGCTTCCCGCCGTCCGCGACGACGTCGAGGACGGAACCGGGCGGGGTGTAGCGGGCGAGCTGGGTGACGATGCGGGTGGCGCGGCGGTTCCACCCCAGGAGCAGGATCCGCTCGGGACGGGCGGTGACCGGGGGCCGGTCGACGATGACCGCCGGGTCGACGGCCGCGCACACGTCGGACAGGACGGTGGTGTCGTCGTCCTCGGCGATGACGACGAGCCGGTCGCCGGGGCCGAGCACCGTGTCGGGCGACGGGTTGAGCGCGAGGGCCCCGCCGTCCCGGACGAGGCCGACGACGCAGGACGAGGCGTGGGCGAGCAGCGTCTCCCCGAACGGGCGGCCGAGCAGGGCCGGTTCGTCGACCGTGTAGAACTCGACCCCCTCGAAGTCGAGCAGCTCCTGGTGCACCAGGGACAGGCCCGGCTGGCGCGCGGCCCGCGCGACGAGCCGGGCGGTGATGTCGTCGATCTCCAGCACCGCCGCGTCCGGCCCCGCCGCGAGCGTCGCGGCCAGCCGGTAGCGGTCGTCGCGGACCGCGGCGACGACGCGCACCCCGCTGTCGTCGCCCACCGCCGCGCGCAGCGCGAGCAGCGTCTTGACGACCTCCCCGTCCTCTGACGGACTGTCACGCGGCAGCACGATCACGGAGTCGGCGGTCGCCGGGCCCACGCGGGTCAGGTCGTCGGGGTCGGTGAGGCGACCGCTGCGGCAGATCAGCCGGGTCCGCCCGGTCGGGCCGACCTTGGCGTCGAGGGCGTCCTGCATCTCCGTCTTGCCGCGGTCGGCGAGGACCGCCACGGCGGCACGCCGCTGGTTGGCGTTGGCCCTGACCAGTTCGGAGACGACGGTGAACACCTGCTCCGACCAGCCCAGTACGACCGCGTGCCGCCGCTCCAGCACCGGGGAGCGCCCCCTGCGCAGGGCCAGCAGCCGTTCGCTGATCCCGGTCGTGATCAGGCTGACCAGGGTCGAGACGTACAGCAGGGTGACGAGGGCGAGCAGCACCGACAGCGCGATGCGCGGTGCGGGTCCGACCTCGCCGCCCAGCCGGAGCGTCTGGCCGGTGCTCCGCCACACCTCCGCGAGCTTCCCCGACAGCGAGGCGGGTGCCCGGCCGTCCGTCCACACCAGCACGGCGCTCACCGGGAGGACCACGCTCAGGCAGGCGACGACGAGCCAGCCGACCAGGACGTACGTCCCTCCGGCGAGCGTGTTGTCGAACCAGTAGACCGCGCGCTGCGCCCACGGCCACCGTCCCCCCGATCCCGCCGGCGCTCCTCCGCCCTCCTCCACCGCGGCGCCGCGCGCACCGCCCCCGTGCCGGTGGCCCGCCACCGGTTCCGACCGACCACCGGATCCGTCACTCGTCTTCTGCACACCAGCAGCGTGGTCCCCCGCCCCGCCCGCTGATCGCCGGAAGGCCGGGATTCATCCCTTCGAGCCACGGCCCCGCGCCGCGCCGCGACCCCGGGACGGCACCGCGGAGAACGCGACGCATACGGCGGCGTCCGGCGGGCACGCGGAGTACTACCCGAAGGTCGGGCAAGCAACGTTAGGAGTCGTCGTGTCGTTCCTCTGGGCCATCATCGCGGGGCTGATCATCGGTCTTCTGGCCAAGCTCGTCCTCCCCGGCCGTCAGCCCATCCCGCTGTGGATGACGGTGCTGCTCGGCATCGCCGGCGCCGTCGTGGGAAACGCGCTCGCCTCCGCCGTCGGCGTGCGCGACACCGGCGGCATCGACTGGATCCGTCACATCTTCCAGATCGGTGTGGCAGCCGTCCTCATCGGCGTCATCAGCCCGATGTGGGCGCGACGACACGCCTGACCCGGTACCAGGACACCCCGCGCGGACACCCCGCGCCGGGACACGTGAGAAGCCCCCGCGGCCTTCGGGCCGCCGGGGCTTCTCACGTGTCCATGGCCCTTCGGGAAGTCCCCCCGGCGCGACCGGTGGCGTCGGCGGGAACGGACAGGGCCAGCACGGCGACGTCGTCCCCCGCCCCGTCGGGAAACGCCTCCAGCAGGGCGACCGTGTCCTCCACGAGGGAGGCGGCCCGCAGCGGGCCGCAGGCCCGGGCGGGGCGCGCCCGTCGTCCCGGTGGCGGGCCCGCCGTCTTCAGCGGACCGGAGCGGGACGCCCCGCGTGCCCGACCGCGGTCCTCACTTCAGCCCCATGTGCAGGCGCAGGACGAGTCCCCGCGCGGCTGCCCGGATCTCGACCAGGTCGCACAGCTGGTGCATCATCCACACGCCGCGGCCGCCGGTCGGGGCGAGGGGGTCGGGCCGGCGGCGGCCGGTGAGCGGGTCGCCGAGCCGGCCCCGGTCGCTGATCTCCGCGACGAGTCCGCCGTCCGCGCGCCACATCCGCAGGGTCCCGCGGCCGCCGCCGTGACGCACGGAGTTGCTGATCGCCTCGGCGACGGCGAGCAGCCAGTCCGTGCGGCGGTCCTGCGGCAGTCCTTCGGCCGCTGCCCAGCGGTCGGCCTCGTCCCGGGTCCGCGCCAGGTCCCACTCGCCGAAGGCGACGACGACCGCGTCCACCGGTTCCGGCAGCGGGACGTCGCAGTCGCGGCAGACCTCGTGCGGGTCGGTGTAGCGGTGGCTGGCGCGGTAGGCGCCGGGCTCGCCGACGACCGGGTGGGTGCGGTACGCGTGGGTCAGGACCTCGGCCGGCAGGGCCGTGTCGTAGGGACAGAGGATGGCGGCCCGGCGACCCTCGAACGCGAGGTTGATCAGCGCCTCGTGCCGGGTCGCCTCCCACGCCTCCGCGGGGGTGCGCCCGACCCAGATGGGCTCCCCCACGATCGACACGGGCGCGGTGTCCTCGTGGCGGTCGGCGAAGTCCTGCAGCATCGACAGGATCCGCCCCGGGTTGCGCCCGGCGTCGGTCATGTCCACCCATGTGACGCGGTGGTGGTCGGCGCCGACGGCGTCCCGCAGCAGCGCCAGTTGCGGGCCGGGGACGGCCACCAGGGTGGTGTGCCCGTCGTCGAGGGCGTCCCGGACGAAGGCGCCGACGCCGGCGCGGTACTCGTCGTCCGTGGAGTAGAAGAGTGCCGGGTGGTGGAAGCCGGCGAGCCGGTCGGTCCCGTCTGCTGTTCGCGTGTACGTCATCGGCCCACGACCTCCACGGCGGAGCCGAGTTCGGGGAAGAGTTCCAGGAGCCGCCGCAGGTGCGGCGGTGCCTGCCGGACGCGCAGGGGCACGCCGTCCGGCCGGCCGGTGGCCGCGCCGGCCAGGGTGGCCAGCGAGGCGGCGTCGAGGTGGCGCAGGGCCGACAGGTCCAGCTCCACCCGGTGTGCCGGCGCGCTTCTGACGGCGGCGGCCGCGGCGGCGACGACGTCACGCGTGTCGTGGCCGGCGGAGCCCGCCATCACCAGACCGGGGCGGTCGACGAGCGGGGCCACCCGCAGCGCGGGCCTGGCGGAGGGGTCGCCGCGGTGCGTCAGGTGGGCGCCCGCCAGGACGTCCACGTACGCGTCGGGGAGCAGGCGCCGGTCGTAGAAGCACCAGGCGGTGACCGGCAGCCGGTCCACGACCTCGTGGTGGACGCGCAGCTCGTACTCGAGCAGCCGGTCGGCGCCGGCGACGTCGCGCGTGCCCCAGGACATCTCGCCGATCGCGCGCAGTCCCCGGTGCCCCCGCGCCGAGGCGGCCTCGAACGCGTCGTGCCAGAGCCCGACCATCGCGTCCGGGTCGAAGCCGGTGTCGGCGAGGTACGTCCGCGCGGCGGTCGCCACGGACAGCTGTCCGCGGGTCACGGCCGCCGCGGCGTCGATGCCGTCGTCGGCGAGGGTGCGCAGCACCCGCTCGGGGTCCGTGGCGTCGGCGAAGTACTCGATCCGCTCGTCCCGCTCCAGCCCGTCGCGGACGAACGCGCACAGGTGGCGCGCCCACGCCCGGTCGTCGGAGTAGACGACGCTGGAGTGGCGTCCCACGGCCGGCCCTCGCACGGGGGGTACGGCCACCTCAGGCACCATCGCCACGCTGCCCGCCCCTCGTCCTGTCCGGCCTGCCTGCTTGCCTCTCCATGGAAACACACCAGGCCGCGGCGCTCGCCGACCTGCGCGACCAGCCTACTGCCACCCGGCCGGCGGTACCGCCGGCCTCGGCGCCGTGCATGGCGACCCCGGCGTGGCCGGCCGGGAGCCGCCCGGCGAGGCGCCCCCTACGCCTGTCGGACGATCGTGAGCTCGGCGAGTCCCGAGACGGCCAGTACCGGGGCGAGCAGCGGGCCGGTGACCAGTTCGAGCCGGTCGGCCCGGGAGAACAGCACGTTGAGACCGGCGCTGTCCAGGTACCCGACCTCCGTGAGGTCGAGGACGACCGGGCCGTGCGCGGTGTCCAGCGCCGCCGCCAGGGCGTCGGCGTTGCTCATGTCGATCTCGCCGACGGCCGTGAGCAGGGCGGTGCCGTCGGGCCGCCGGCCCGGGGCCAGGCTGAGCGGAGTGGTCATCACGCGATCCTCGTGTGCATCTGGACGGTGGTTCCGGAGGCGCCGGGGACGACGGTCACCTGCTGCATCATGGCCTTCATCAACGTCAGGCCACGGCCGCGGTGGGCGTTGGCCTCGGGTTGGGGGGTCCTCCACTCGCCGCTGTCGGAGACGGTCAGCCACAGGTCGTCGACGCGGGCCTCGGCGCGCAGCACGACGGGTTGGCCCGGGTTGTGGCGGTGGCCGTGCTCGATGGCGTTGGCGCATGCCTCGCCCGCCGCGACGAGGACGTTCTGCGCGGTCTGCCGGGGCAGACCGCACCGTTCGAGCCAGGTGCGCAGGGCATTGCGGACCGGCGCGAGCTGCGAGGACTCGGCGGGGAAGGTGACCTCCAGCGGGCCGGGGTGGCGGTAGAGGAGCAGGGCGACGTCGTCGTCGTAGCCGTTCGCGGGCGCCAGGCGGGACATCACCCGCGTCGCGAGGTCGTCGACGGCGGCGTCCCTGCCGTCCTGCACGGCCTCGCCGGCGCGGTCGATGCCGACGCTCAGCGGGCGGCGGCGGCGCTCGACGAGCCCGTCGGTGTAGAGGAGCAGGGTGGCGCGGGCGGGGATGGTGCACTCCGCCTCCGGGCGCTCCCTGCCGGGCCGGACGGCGAGGGGGACGGACCGCCCGTCCTCCAGGAGGCGGGTCGTGCCGTCGCGGTCGGCGAGGATGCCGGGCGGGTGTCCGGCGCTGGAGTAGGTCATCCGGCCGGTCTCCGGGTCGAGGACCCCGCAGAAGACGGTGGTGCACAGCGCCCCGGGGACGCCGGCCGCGAAGTGGTCCAGCGCCATCAGGGTCCGGGACGGGCTGGAGTCCTGCAGCAGCAGGGCGCGGCAGGCGCTGCGCAGCTGGCCCATGACGGTGGCCGCCGCCAGGCCGCGGCCGACGCAGTCGCCGACGACGATGCCGATGCGCCCGTCGGGCAGGGTGACCGTGTCGTACCAGTCGCCGCCCACTTCCAGCGGCTCGGTGGCGGGTTCGTAGCGGACGGCGAAGCCGTCGGGCAGGTGCGAGGGGCCGAGGATGGCCCGCTGCAGGGTGATGGCGGTCTCGCGCTGCTGGTCGATCTGGTGGGCGCGGACCAGGCCCTGCGCGAGGTGCCCGGCGAGCAGCGACAGCAGCAGCTGGTCCTCGTCCGTGAAGGGCCGCCTCTCGCCCAGGTCCACCCACAGGACCATCGACCCGTCGGGGTGTCCGAGGGTGACGCCCACGCCGGAGTGGTCGCCGACCGGGGTCAGCGGGGCGTGTTCGCGCAGCGCGGCGAGCGCGTCGCGGCGGTCGGCGGGCAGTTCCCGCCACTGCGGTGCGCCGTCGGTCGCCGTGAGTGCGGGCTCGTCGTGGTGGCCGAAGACGACGGCCAGGACCTGGCGGGCGCGCCACAGCTCCTTCAGCTCGTCCAGGGCGCCGGTGAGGGCCTCGTCCAGGCTGGTGGCGCCCGACAGCCGCAGGCCGAGCGCGGCGAGGGCGCCGTCGCGCTGGACGGCGTAGTGCTCCGCGGTGACGTCCCGGAAGGTGCCGACGGTGACGCGGCGCCCGGTGCCGGGGTCCCGCGCCTGGTTGAAGGCGACGTCGATCCACAGCCGGTGCCCGTCGCGGTGGGTGACGGGGATGGTGTGGCGGCCGTGGCCGTGCCGCAGGAGCTTGCTGAACACCTCGCCGACCTGCCGGTGCGCCTCGGGGTCGGTGTCGGCGGCGGGCCACCAGGGGTGGATCGGCACGTACGGCAGGCCGTCGGGGCCGTAGCCGAGGATGTCGGCGAACGCGGTGTTGATCTCGATGACGGCGCCGTCCTCGTCGCAGACGTAGAACGCCTCCTGGAGGGACTCGATCAGCGCGGCGCGCCAGCGGGCGTGGTGGGTGCGGATGCGGGAGAGCTCCACGTTGGCGCGCACGCGGGCCAGGAGCTCCGCCGCCGCGAACGGCTTGACCAGGTAGTCGTCGGCTCCGGCCTGCAGGCCCTCGATGGAGGCTTCCTGGCCGGCGCGGGCGGAGAGCAGCAGCACGGGCACGGCGGCGGTGCGCGGGTCCGCGCGCAGCTCCCGCACGAGGGACAGTCCGTCGAGGACCGGCATCATGACGTCGCTGACCACGAGGTCGGGGGCGTGGGCGCGCACCGCGTCCAGTGCCGCCCGGCCGTCGCCGACCGCCTCGACGTGGTGGCCGGCGCCGCCGAGGATCCGGGTGAGGTACTCGCGCATGTCGGCGTTGTCGTCGGCGATCAGTACGCGCGCCGGCGTGACGGTCCCGGCGGCGCCACCCTCGGCGCCGGGACGCTGCCCGGTGCCGGTGCCGGGCGCGGTGGTCCCGGTGCGCGTGCCGGTGGCGGGCGCGGCGGCGGGGACGGGGGCCACGGGGGCGTCCAGGTCGGACGGCGGGTCCGGCAGCCAGCGCCGCACCTCCATGACGTACGGCTCCGCGGAGGCCGGGAGCCCGCCGGAGGGCGTCGCGGGGGGCGCGGCCGCGGGCGGTGCCGCAGACGGCGGCGACGCGGCGGGCGGTGCGGCCCCGACGGACGCGGCGGGCTCCGACGGGCCGAGGGCGTCGGCGGGCAGGTGGTCCGAGCCGAAGGGCAGCCGGACGGTGAAGCACGTGCCCTCGCCCGGCTCGCTCTCCGCCGTGATCGTCCCGCCGTGCAGCCCGATGAGCTCCTTGACGAGGGCGAGACCGATGCCGCTGCCCTCGTTGGAGCGGGAGCGGGTGTTCTCGATGCGGTGGAAGCGTTCGAAGAGCCGGGGCATCTCCCCGGCGGGCACGCCGACGCCGGTGTCGGCGACGGTGACCACGGCGTGGTCGCCGTCGGCGCGGACCGCGACGCGGATGGAGCCCTCGAAGGTGAACTTCACCGCGTTGCTGAGCAGGTTGAGGACGACCTTCTCCCACATGCCCCGGTCGACGTACACCGGCTCGTCCAGCGCGGGGCAGTCGACGTCGAAGGCGAGACCGGCCCGGTCCACGGCGGAGCGGAAGACGCTGGCGAGTTCGGCCGTGGCCGCCGCGAGCTCCACCGGCTCGTACCTGGCGCGCATCCGCCCGGCCTCGATGCGGG
This portion of the Streptomyces changanensis genome encodes:
- a CDS encoding sensor histidine kinase translates to MTYTRTADGTDRLAGFHHPALFYSTDDEYRAGVGAFVRDALDDGHTTLVAVPGPQLALLRDAVGADHHRVTWVDMTDAGRNPGRILSMLQDFADRHEDTAPVSIVGEPIWVGRTPAEAWEATRHEALINLAFEGRRAAILCPYDTALPAEVLTHAYRTHPVVGEPGAYRASHRYTDPHEVCRDCDVPLPEPVDAVVVAFGEWDLARTRDEADRWAAAEGLPQDRRTDWLLAVAEAISNSVRHGGGRGTLRMWRADGGLVAEISDRGRLGDPLTGRRRPDPLAPTGGRGVWMMHQLCDLVEIRAAARGLVLRLHMGLK
- a CDS encoding CASTOR/POLLUX-related putative ion channel, whose amino-acid sequence is MEEGGGAPAGSGGRWPWAQRAVYWFDNTLAGGTYVLVGWLVVACLSVVLPVSAVLVWTDGRAPASLSGKLAEVWRSTGQTLRLGGEVGPAPRIALSVLLALVTLLYVSTLVSLITTGISERLLALRRGRSPVLERRHAVVLGWSEQVFTVVSELVRANANQRRAAVAVLADRGKTEMQDALDAKVGPTGRTRLICRSGRLTDPDDLTRVGPATADSVIVLPRDSPSEDGEVVKTLLALRAAVGDDSGVRVVAAVRDDRYRLAATLAAGPDAAVLEIDDITARLVARAARQPGLSLVHQELLDFEGVEFYTVDEPALLGRPFGETLLAHASSCVVGLVRDGGALALNPSPDTVLGPGDRLVVIAEDDDTTVLSDVCAAVDPAVIVDRPPVTARPERILLLGWNRRATRIVTQLARYTPPGSVLDVVADGGKPTAAAVRSAAAEAAPSLAVLLRRGDPTRPETLDGVDAASYDSVIVLGPDHRPGHDEPDDRTLVTLLLLRAIERASGREIPVVTEMTDDRNRVLAPVSAGSDFIVSGKLVGLLMSQISQNRHLAGVFEELFSPDGNGLHLRPAGHYVRPGCETAFATVVESARRRGECAVGYRSAPDRRTGDDHGVRVNPAKTAVRRWTAHDEVIVLAAD
- a CDS encoding MEDS domain-containing protein → MGRHSSVVYSDDRAWARHLCAFVRDGLERDERIEYFADATDPERVLRTLADDGIDAAAAVTRGQLSVATAARTYLADTGFDPDAMVGLWHDAFEAASARGHRGLRAIGEMSWGTRDVAGADRLLEYELRVHHEVVDRLPVTAWCFYDRRLLPDAYVDVLAGAHLTHRGDPSARPALRVAPLVDRPGLVMAGSAGHDTRDVVAAAAAAVRSAPAHRVELDLSALRHLDAASLATLAGAATGRPDGVPLRVRQAPPHLRRLLELFPELGSAVEVVGR
- a CDS encoding SpoIIE family protein phosphatase translates to MARSADAEHRPSTAAGSGVFAADEEVGRDLAAVDWAATPLGPPADWPQSLRTAVSILLSSRFPMWMAWGPDLTFFCNAAYRRDTLGQKYPWALGRPADEVWAEIWDDIGPRIDAVLATGRATWDEALLLFLKRSGYPEETYHTFSYSPLRDDTGAVVGMLCVVSEETERVIGERRMATLRDLGSDPSVVRTEEEMLAFAGRQLGRNPRDLPFTLTYLFQPDGTARLAASTGLPAGHPAAPTVLAAGDGAAPWPAAAAARGESAVLALDGAPFGDLPAGVWPQPPLHALVVPLLRQGGDPYGFLVAGLNRYRVLDAGHRGFVELVAGHLAAGVASARSYEAQQRRAEELAELDRAKTTFFSNISHEFRTPLTLIMGPVEELRSRLGRDADPRVREELEAVHRNGLRLGKLVNSLLDFSRIEAGRMRARYEPVELAAATAELASVFRSAVDRAGLAFDVDCPALDEPVYVDRGMWEKVVLNLLSNAVKFTFEGSIRVAVRADGDHAVVTVADTGVGVPAGEMPRLFERFHRIENTRSRSNEGSGIGLALVKELIGLHGGTITAESEPGEGTCFTVRLPFGSDHLPADALGPSEPAASVGAAPPAASPPSAAPPAAAPPATPSGGLPASAEPYVMEVRRWLPDPPSDLDAPVAPVPAAAPATGTRTGTTAPGTGTGQRPGAEGGAAGTVTPARVLIADDNADMREYLTRILGGAGHHVEAVGDGRAALDAVRAHAPDLVVSDVMMPVLDGLSLVRELRADPRTAAVPVLLLSARAGQEASIEGLQAGADDYLVKPFAAAELLARVRANVELSRIRTHHARWRAALIESLQEAFYVCDEDGAVIEINTAFADILGYGPDGLPYVPIHPWWPAADTDPEAHRQVGEVFSKLLRHGHGRHTIPVTHRDGHRLWIDVAFNQARDPGTGRRVTVGTFRDVTAEHYAVQRDGALAALGLRLSGATSLDEALTGALDELKELWRARQVLAVVFGHHDEPALTATDGAPQWRELPADRRDALAALREHAPLTPVGDHSGVGVTLGHPDGSMVLWVDLGERRPFTDEDQLLLSLLAGHLAQGLVRAHQIDQQRETAITLQRAILGPSHLPDGFAVRYEPATEPLEVGGDWYDTVTLPDGRIGIVVGDCVGRGLAAATVMGQLRSACRALLLQDSSPSRTLMALDHFAAGVPGALCTTVFCGVLDPETGRMTYSSAGHPPGILADRDGTTRLLEDGRSVPLAVRPGRERPEAECTIPARATLLLYTDGLVERRRRPLSVGIDRAGEAVQDGRDAAVDDLATRVMSRLAPANGYDDDVALLLYRHPGPLEVTFPAESSQLAPVRNALRTWLERCGLPRQTAQNVLVAAGEACANAIEHGHRHNPGQPVVLRAEARVDDLWLTVSDSGEWRTPQPEANAHRGRGLTLMKAMMQQVTVVPGASGTTVQMHTRIA
- a CDS encoding STAS domain-containing protein; the protein is MTTPLSLAPGRRPDGTALLTAVGEIDMSNADALAAALDTAHGPVVLDLTEVGYLDSAGLNVLFSRADRLELVTGPLLAPVLAVSGLAELTIVRQA
- a CDS encoding GlsB/YeaQ/YmgE family stress response membrane protein, giving the protein MSFLWAIIAGLIIGLLAKLVLPGRQPIPLWMTVLLGIAGAVVGNALASAVGVRDTGGIDWIRHIFQIGVAAVLIGVISPMWARRHA